A genomic stretch from Edaphobacter aggregans includes:
- a CDS encoding serine/threonine protein kinase, giving the protein MAFEPGKRVGDYEVIELLGTGGMGHVYRARNIISNRIEALKILLPDLSADREFADRFLSEIRTLASLDHPNIALLHTAFQADDQLIMVMEYVKGNTLEQRACLSPMTTSTTVHYISQALYALSYAHVRSVIHRDIKPANLMVTSNSVVKLMDFGIAKKVDVNLTRTGTTIGSFYYMSPEQVNGSKVDARSDLYSTGIVLYELLAGRRPFESDSTYGVLDKQLHATPQPPIELNPALPPQLNAIILKALAKDPAERFQTADAFRDALKPFCTATQTYSAAPTTFAAPAPPPPPPQSTDYPPFQPVSMPQPNAASPNVPIARSSNKPLWIATGAIAAMLALVVVATTVPRLLKAHASEAAPAATQPAAIPPSTQQESTPAPPPTEQPAATSDLTSEPHQAPPRQPYQGSTSPQAGATATQVIAPQLPPPTAQPSEAEVEQLQERLIQLDARAQTVDRAIAQLRHQQEADGLGLRNDMETADAKLNSYMQVARQDMQLSKTASAQLSMDKAEAEIETLEKFLGR; this is encoded by the coding sequence ATGGCATTCGAGCCGGGTAAACGCGTCGGTGATTATGAAGTAATTGAGCTGCTCGGTACCGGCGGAATGGGCCACGTCTACCGCGCTCGCAACATCATCTCCAACCGAATCGAAGCCCTGAAGATTCTCCTGCCCGATCTCTCTGCCGACCGAGAATTCGCCGACCGCTTCCTCTCCGAAATCCGCACCCTCGCCAGCCTCGACCATCCGAACATTGCCTTACTCCACACTGCATTTCAGGCAGACGACCAACTCATCATGGTCATGGAGTACGTCAAGGGAAACACCCTCGAACAGCGCGCCTGTCTAAGCCCCATGACGACCTCGACCACAGTCCATTACATCTCCCAAGCGCTCTACGCCCTCAGCTACGCGCACGTTCGCAGCGTGATCCACCGCGACATCAAACCCGCCAACCTCATGGTGACCTCCAACAGCGTCGTCAAGCTCATGGACTTCGGAATCGCCAAGAAGGTCGACGTCAATCTGACCAGAACGGGCACTACCATCGGCTCCTTCTACTACATGTCGCCCGAACAGGTGAACGGCTCCAAGGTCGATGCGCGTTCCGATCTTTATTCCACCGGAATTGTCCTGTACGAGCTACTTGCCGGACGCCGTCCCTTCGAGTCCGACTCCACCTACGGCGTTCTCGACAAGCAGCTCCACGCCACGCCACAGCCTCCCATCGAACTCAACCCAGCCCTCCCTCCCCAACTCAACGCGATCATCCTCAAAGCCCTCGCTAAAGATCCCGCCGAGCGTTTCCAAACGGCAGACGCATTCCGCGATGCCCTGAAGCCCTTCTGCACCGCGACCCAGACCTACTCTGCAGCGCCGACCACCTTTGCTGCCCCAGCCCCACCGCCACCGCCTCCTCAGTCCACTGACTATCCCCCATTCCAACCAGTCTCAATGCCGCAACCAAACGCCGCATCACCCAACGTGCCCATCGCAAGAAGCAGCAACAAGCCATTATGGATCGCAACCGGAGCCATCGCCGCAATGCTCGCTCTTGTCGTCGTAGCCACCACCGTGCCCCGCTTGCTCAAGGCACACGCATCGGAGGCCGCTCCAGCCGCAACCCAACCGGCAGCAATTCCCCCTTCAACACAACAGGAAAGCACCCCAGCCCCACCACCGACTGAACAGCCAGCCGCCACGTCCGATCTAACGAGCGAGCCTCACCAAGCACCCCCGCGCCAACCATATCAAGGAAGCACATCGCCTCAAGCCGGAGCAACCGCCACACAGGTCATAGCGCCCCAACTACCGCCACCTACGGCACAGCCATCAGAAGCCGAAGTCGAACAGCTTCAGGAGCGCCTCATCCAACTCGACGCCCGGGCCCAAACCGTAGACCGTGCTATCGCGCAGCTACGTCACCAGCAGGAAGCCGACGGACTCGGGCTCCGCAACGACATGGAGACCGCCGACGCCAAGCTCAATTCCTACATGCAAGTTGCAAGGCAAGATATGCAGTTATCCAAGACCGCCTCGGCCCAACTCAGCATGGACAAGGCCGAAGCAGAGATAGAGACCCTCGAAAAGTTCTTAGGAAGGTAA
- a CDS encoding CsgG/HfaB family protein, which produces MRRANVLIALSLLFTASLFAQDKHRVAVMDFNYGTVTTSVEAIFGSNQDVGKGIVDLLIDRLVNDGTFRVIERQAMSKLIAEQNFSNSNRADPASAAKIGKLLGVDTIIVGDITQFGRDDHNTSAGGIGSALGHYGLGGVGVHKSKAVVAITARMVDVNTGEILASVTGTGESSRSGTDLAGGGASGWSGGGGHLDMGSSNFGQTIIGEAVKASVAQLATGLESNAPKVPTAAAPAPVPVSGLVADATGNDIVINVGSSSGVHVGDKLAVTRVSRVIKDPTTGKPLRSIETPVGQLTITSVDAGSAVGTFTGTGPVKVGDTVKTP; this is translated from the coding sequence ATGCGTCGTGCAAATGTTTTAATCGCCCTCTCACTCCTCTTCACTGCCTCGCTCTTCGCGCAGGACAAACACCGCGTAGCCGTTATGGACTTCAACTACGGCACCGTCACAACCAGCGTTGAGGCCATCTTCGGTAGCAATCAGGACGTTGGCAAAGGAATCGTCGATCTCCTCATCGACCGCCTCGTGAACGACGGTACCTTTCGCGTGATCGAGCGCCAAGCCATGAGCAAACTGATCGCCGAGCAGAACTTTTCCAACAGCAACCGCGCCGATCCCGCCTCTGCCGCCAAAATCGGTAAGCTCCTCGGCGTCGACACCATCATCGTCGGCGACATCACCCAGTTCGGCCGAGACGATCACAACACCAGCGCCGGCGGCATCGGCAGCGCCCTGGGCCACTACGGCCTCGGTGGCGTAGGCGTGCACAAATCCAAAGCTGTAGTCGCCATCACCGCCCGTATGGTCGACGTCAACACCGGCGAGATCCTCGCCTCCGTCACCGGCACCGGCGAATCCTCCCGCTCCGGCACCGACCTCGCAGGTGGCGGAGCCTCCGGTTGGTCCGGCGGTGGCGGCCATCTCGACATGGGCAGCTCCAACTTCGGCCAGACCATCATCGGCGAAGCCGTCAAAGCCTCCGTAGCTCAACTCGCCACCGGCCTCGAATCCAACGCCCCCAAGGTTCCCACCGCCGCCGCGCCCGCGCCTGTCCCCGTCTCCGGCCTCGTCGCAGACGCAACCGGCAACGACATCGTCATCAACGTCGGCTCGTCATCAGGAGTCCACGTAGGCGACAAACTCGCCGTAACCCGTGTCAGCCGTGTCATCAAAGATCCCACCACAGGCAAGCCCTTACGCTCGATCGAAACTCCTGTCGGCCAACTCACAATCACCAGTGTAGATGCCGGTTCAGCCGTAGGAACCTTCACCGGAACCGGCCCCGTCAAAGTAGGAGACACAGTAAAAACCCCCTGA
- the fabD gene encoding ACP S-malonyltransferase, translating into MTKPAFLFPGQGSQTVGMGRDLYDNHPAARAIFDEADAALGFSLSKLIFEGPEETLKLTEHTQPAILTVSVAAARVLMPALAEKGIQPAFAAGHSLGEYSAHVAAGTLTFADAVRTVRARGQYMQQAVPAGEGAMAAILGLSATLIAEICDQVSDQLTPLPTIPEAKTFNPNLAVVSPANLNSPDQTVISGAVGAVHLAADLCKQAGAKRTVMLQVSAPFHCALMQPAQDALAADLASLTFNDPAVPIAANVDALLITRAADARDCLIRQVTGSVRWVECIQLLIAQGATHFIEVGPGKVLTGLMRQIDRTQPTANVEDTASLEKTLASFTATS; encoded by the coding sequence ATGACGAAACCAGCATTCCTCTTCCCCGGCCAGGGCTCGCAGACCGTAGGCATGGGCCGCGACCTCTACGACAATCACCCCGCCGCCCGAGCCATCTTCGACGAGGCCGACGCCGCCCTCGGCTTCTCCCTCTCCAAGCTCATCTTCGAAGGCCCCGAAGAGACCCTCAAGCTCACCGAGCACACCCAGCCCGCCATCCTCACCGTCTCCGTAGCCGCCGCCCGAGTCTTGATGCCAGCACTCGCAGAGAAAGGCATCCAGCCCGCCTTCGCCGCCGGCCACTCCCTCGGCGAATACTCCGCCCACGTAGCCGCCGGAACCCTCACCTTCGCCGACGCCGTCCGCACCGTTCGCGCCCGAGGCCAATACATGCAGCAGGCCGTCCCCGCCGGAGAAGGAGCCATGGCCGCCATCCTCGGCCTCTCCGCCACCCTCATCGCCGAAATCTGCGATCAAGTCTCCGACCAACTCACCCCGCTCCCCACCATCCCCGAAGCCAAAACCTTCAACCCCAACCTCGCCGTCGTCTCGCCCGCCAACCTCAACTCACCCGACCAGACCGTCATCTCAGGCGCCGTCGGAGCCGTCCATCTTGCCGCCGACCTCTGCAAGCAAGCCGGAGCCAAGCGCACCGTCATGCTCCAGGTCAGCGCCCCCTTCCACTGCGCCCTCATGCAGCCCGCGCAGGACGCCCTCGCCGCAGACCTCGCCTCCCTCACCTTCAATGACCCCGCCGTCCCCATCGCCGCCAACGTCGACGCCCTCCTCATCACCCGCGCCGCCGACGCTCGCGACTGCCTCATCCGCCAGGTCACCGGCTCCGTCCGCTGGGTCGAGTGCATCCAGCTCCTCATCGCCCAGGGCGCAACCCACTTCATCGAAGTAGGCCCCGGCAAAGTCCTCACCGGCCTCATGCGCCAAATCGACCGCACCCAACCCACCGCCAACGTAGAAGACACCGCCTCCCTCGAAAAAACCCTCGCGTCATTTACTGCGACCTCTTAG